In Argiope bruennichi chromosome X1, qqArgBrue1.1, whole genome shotgun sequence, a single window of DNA contains:
- the LOC129958642 gene encoding protein FAM199X-like — MIESSFMSSSVWDSELFQTGNVFDASSHLDLNCDFDSTRDELMSGYSTPNDASSCSSDYDGFVMLDDFDNFFHLSDSFVSEILDNSVTGISELDRVSSVDSPQKDATVSSYNPGTSAQRNAIDYLLSSKLWSHMSPAEQLNTLHALSEVTYYMGLREQMEIIKIIDPTAIIAPDCKEFALDSTNLDDLKLKKIVNFIMKQRLHLKNSSQSLNNFSSLSSKNKNSSSSTLLSSKNDSTSFARTKRKSQKKQRNILFNGEEKEKNLKRIKQTRKERRSGFFVYEKKMVINRALEDEDINILE; from the exons ATGATTGAATCAAGCTTTATGAGTTCCAG tgTCTGGGATTCTGAACTTTTTCAAACTGGAAATGTATTTGATGCTTCCTCACATTTAGACCTAAATTGTGATTTTGACAGCACCAG GGATGAATTGATGTCTGGGTACTCAACTCCAAATGACGCTAGCTCATGTTCATCCGATTATGATGGATTTGTAATGCTGgatgattttgataatttctttcatCTGTCTGACTCATTTGTCTCTGAAATTTTAGATAATAGTGTTACAG GTATTTCTGAACTAGATCGAGTATCATCTGTGGATAGTCCCCAAAAAGATGCAACAGTTTCTAGTTATAATCCTGGAACTAGTGCGCAAAGAAATGCTATTGACTATTTATTATCGTCAAAATTATG GTCCCATATGTCTCCTGCAGAACAGCTAAACACATTACATGCTTTATCAGAAGTTACATATTACATGGGATTGCGTGAACagatggaaattataaaaataattgaccCAACAGCTATAATAGCACCTGATTGCAAAGAATTTGCATTAG ATAGCACAAACTTAGACgacttaaaactgaaaaaaattgttaattttatcatGAAACAGAGACTTCATTTAAAGAATTCCTCACAGTCATTAAACAACTTTTCCTCTTTAAgttctaaaaacaaaaacagttctTCATCCACGTTGCTTTCTAGCAAAAATGATAGTACATCTTTTGCTAGAACAAAAAGGAAATCGCAAAAG AAGCagaggaatattttatttaatggggaagagaaagagaaaaatcttAAACGAATAAAACAGACAAGAAAAGAAAGACGAAGTggtttttttgtatatgaaaagaAGATGGTTATCAATCGAGCACTTGAAGATGAAGATATAAATATACTAGAGTAG